gcgaaatttacacttggattccttgaaatctTGGACGAATTTGTTCTGCTTCTAACGTTTTGTGTATTAAAGAAAGAAATGGATTTAATCTTAATtgttgaactttgaaatttcaattgaAATCTTTGGCTAAGAGTTTGGACGAAAATGCCTTATGTTTCCAAGTTTTTGATTCAAGCCAAGAAATAAATTGAAGCTTAGATTGTATAATTGGATCAAATTCTTCAAGTCTTACTAAGACTTTAATATTAAGTCATCACTTGGTTAGTTACTTTAATTATTAGGTAGACACCTATACCCATATCATCATGACTCACCTTTCTTGCAtagtggccttgtgccacgttCCTTTGGGTATAATTGATTACGTTTTGTGTGCTTATTAATTGGGCAATGTTCTGttatccgataattaatcaattacccgtataatttaaaaattactacaaattacctaaaattttatttatttttaagatacttcatatatactttatatattatactaacGTGGTCATATGTTATCTTGCATAGTACTAGTTCCTATTTATctggtattatcgctcgacccgtattttattccaaattggccactttcaacgaaagtCGTTTTCTTTAATCCTTGTACCCcattatccttcataacacttatttatcgattgttataaatagcgtaagtatgtTAACACCAAGATGATCTcacccccgagtctacgtcggttaattgaaaatgaaattttaatgtacgaaaaatgcgagatgtaacatccttccccacttagaaacattcgtcctcgaatgttcaactccctgtgatccatataactttggcagggtcgcctttgtaacaacactactaccaactctccttgtagaagcttaataatccaactCCACAGCggaccataattatgaataacgacaatggcctcacatgaccaatgacaataactaacacaagaatttatacacataccttatgattatgacgtctcagttggacccttctctggaggaggaaataggtagggatatctagatttcatgttttcctcggcctcccaagtcatttcttccacattgttgtttctccaaagtactttcacagaGGCTACCTCTTTATTCTGCAgtttgcggatttgtcggtctaggatggcaatcgAAACTTCTTCGTATGATAAGtcttctgtaatctgtacatcattcgtaggcaccactcgggtaggatcgccaatgcactttcacAACATAGATACGTAAAAAATTGGATGGAAAGACTCCaactccgagggcaattctaactcataagctattGGCCCACTTTccaaatgatcctataaggcccaatataccatgTGTAAAGTTTgcctttcttaccaaacctcatcacacccttcataggcggcacctttaagaatacccagtcattaacccCGAACCCTAAATCTCAtcgccgcacgtcagaatatgacttctgaagACTCTAAGCTGTCAATAGTTGaccccggataagctttactttttctatggcttgctaaaccaggtctggcccgtgtaatcccgattctccaacatcaaaccaccctataggcgacctatacttccgtccgtaaagagcttcgtattgAGCCATCTAAATAGTgaaatggtaactattattatatgcgaactcaataagcggcggatgatcatcccagctacctttgaagtctattacataAGCTCGTAATATATCCTCCattgtttgaatagtacgctcaaccTGCCCGTCTGTTTGCAGATGAAAAGctatactaagacttacttgagtccccaatcttttttggaaggacctccagaagttagctgtaaattgagctcctctatccgagataatagatatagggacaccatgcagtcgtactatctccttaatataaagtctTGTATAATCctttgaggaatatgtagttctaatgggcagaaaatgggccgattttgtaagcctatcaacaatcacccatttCGAATCGAACTTATGTTGGGTAcaaggtaagcctacgatgaaatccatattgattacttcccattctCAAGTCGGAATCTTCATAGCTTGCAATaaccaccgggtttttgatgctcaattttaacatgctgacagttagaacactgagcaacaaactctactatatccttttttattccgtcccaccaatacacttctCTGATATCATGATATATCTTTGTTGCTCCTAGATGGatagaataatgagaatagtgagtttctcccataatctgctgacgcagccctgcaacattaggcacacataatcgcccttgatatctAAGGACCCCTTCTTTTGTAATgtcaaatggtgtcttctccttctgaagagtgATATCGCTATAATGAACTAGCACATgatcctcgtactggcattcctttactttagttactaaagaggatgttgccgtaTCTTGAATattaattccaatatcacctgagttcagtaaccgaactccaagattagctagctgatgaacctcatgggctattcccttCTTTTATGGCTTCAAAtacgataggctacccatagatctatggctgagggcgtcggctactacattcgccttccccggatggtataaaatatcaatgtcatagtctttaagtagctccaaccatctcctttgatgtagattcaattccttttgcttgaagatgtactagaGGATCTTATGATCTGTATAGaaatcaacatgaatgccatacaagtagtgcctccacatttttagtgcatgaatcaccgcgactaactctaaatcatgggtcaggtagttcttctcgtgctttcttagttgtctagaagcataagccacaactttaccatgctgcatcagcacataACCCAATCCAATGACTGAAGCGTCGCAATAAATAACATAACCATtggtcccttctgggagcgttagaaccggtgctgaagttaatatGTACTTTAATGCCTGAAAACTCTGTttgcaagcatcagtccattgaaacattgctcccttctgagtcaactttgttaaaggtgttgaatgggaagaaaatccttccacaaatcttCTGTAATAAGCtaccaaaccgagaaagctatgaacctccatcggtgttgtgggtctaggccaagtctttactacttcaatcttttgtgtatccacccggatacCTTCACCTGAAATaacatgcccaaggaaagctacagagtttaaccagaattcacatttagaaaattttgcatacaacttcccttcttgtagaactttGAGCATAGTACACAGATGATATGCATtctcagcctctgaacgagaatatacaaatatatcgtcaataaatacaattacgaatagATCTAAGAAAGGCTTGAACatacggttcatcaaatccatgaatattattggggcattggtcagaccgaacgacataacccgaaactcaaagtgcccatatctagtcctaaatgctgtcttcggaatattttcatccttaacccttacctaatggtacccggacctcaagtctatctttgaaaaacacttgtcaccttgcaactgatcaaataaatcatcaattctcgggagcgggtacttattcttgatcgtcaccttatttagttgcctataatcaatatacattcgtaaggaaccatctttctttcttacaaacaacacaggtgctccccatggtgatgtactaggtctgataaagccttttttaATTAAgtcctttaattgttctttcaactctttcagctctacAGGGGACATTCTATAGgggggaatagatattgggtgagtatctagTAGTAGGTCTATAGAAAACttaatttctcgctctggcgggagaccTAAAAGTTCAttaggaaactcattaaccactgggatggactgaatggttggtgactccacttccacatcctgaacccgaactaagtgataaacaCAACCCTTTCTGATCAtattccttgccttgagataggaaataaatctacctctcggcgatgccgtgttacctttccactccaaaacaggctcccctggaaattgaaatcggactatctttgatctacaatcaacattggcatgacaagaagccaacaaTTCCacacccattataacatcaaatt
The Nicotiana sylvestris chromosome 11, ASM39365v2, whole genome shotgun sequence DNA segment above includes these coding regions:
- the LOC138881568 gene encoding uncharacterized protein, whose translation is MVEFDVIMGVELLASCHANVDCRSKIVRFQFPGEPVLEWKEAENAYHLCTMLKVLQEGKLYAKFSKCEFWLNSVAFLGHVISGEGIRVDTQKIEVVKTWPRPTTPMEVHSFLGLVAYYRRFVEGFSSHSTPLTKLTQKGAMFQWTDACKQSFQALKYILTSAPVLTLPEGTNGYVIYCDASVIGLGYVLMQHGDIGINIQDTATSSLVTKVKECQYEDHVLVHYSDITLQKEKTPFDITKEGVLRYQGRLCVPNVAGLRQQIMGETHYSHYSIHLGATKIYHDIREVYWWDGIKKDIVEFVAQCSNCQHVKIEHQKPGGYCKL